In Drechmeria coniospora strain ARSEF 6962 chromosome 03, whole genome shotgun sequence, the DNA window ACGAAGCGGTGGTGCAAGGTTCGTTCAAAGTTCATGTTCATGTCCCGCCTACTCGGATACTCGACCCTTCCATCAAGGGGCAACAACCATGTCGTACAACGGTGCAGAGTTGTCGTCGCAACTGCTtccgccctcgccgcgtCCTAGCCATCGGAGAGCGTCTGTCATGGCGGTCAACCGAAGAGCAGGCGCGGCGCTTGGAGACGGGCGGAGCTCCACGTTCAGATTCGCTGCCTACCCGTCCCACTCCTTGTACTCTTTCTGCTTCTGCCTCGTATTCCATCCCAACTTGCCGCTGATGCTGTTCACCCAGTCCTCGCTACGGCGACCCTCGGCCTGGACCGAGGCAAAGGGGTACCTGCTCGCGCTGATGGTCACGTAGTCGCCCGGCCGCAGCTCGACGCGCTCGCGGCCGTCGAAGCTCGCCCAGGAGGCCGTCCGGGCGTCGTACGGCACGCCGACGCGCAGAACGATGGTGTCGGGCAGTATGATGGGCCGGAACGATAGCGTGTGGGCGCAGATGGACGTCACGAGCATCACCGGGTTCTCCGGGTGGCACAGGGACCCGCCCGCGGCGAGGTTGTaggccgtcgagcccgtcggcgtcgagacgcagatgccgtcggccaggACCGAGGTGaagtgctcgtcgtcgccgaagaTTTCCGTGTACGACATGGCTCGCCGGACGTCAGTCACGCCTCGCCATCAGGCATCgcctctcggccggcacggcaACTCACTGGGGTTCGGCCCACGATCGACGACGATCTCGTTCAAGATCTCGTACGTCCCGTCGGGCCGGTGAGTGTGGTCGTCCTCGctctcgacgccgatgagctcctcgaccagGTCTCTCGCGgtttcgtcgtcctcgtcgtcctcgtcctcgtcggcagcggcgccggcgccgtcgaagctCCTGTCGGAGCTCTTGCCCGAGCTTTTCTGCGAGCTCTTGCGGGAACTCTTCCTCCGGATGCTCCGCATGACGGTGCCCTCGAAGCGCAGGCGCAGGCTCACGGTGACGCCCTTGCTCATGGCGGCGCTCAGGATCCGCTCGTGATCGTCAAAGTCGAACTTGGTCATGAAGCCGAGGCTCCCCAGGGCGAAGCTCAGGACGGGCGGGACGATGCGCTGGAAGAGCCAGCTCGCGTAgaggacggtgccgtcgccgccgagggtgaTGACGAAGTCGAAGGTGTGCGGCCGCGCCTTGCACATGGGCTCGTCCCAGTAGCGCAGGCGGTgggagacggcggcgcgggcggcctcgacgtcgccgccctcgcccgcgtGGCTCGCGGCcaggtcgtcgagcagctggccggcgtcgaaCTTCTTGTTCGCCCTGAGCTTGTCCTGGACGTAGACGGTGTACTGCACGTCCCGGTCCTTGCCCAGCAGCCAGCGCGTGAGGTCCCTCGTCTTGGGGATGAGGTCCTGGTCGTAGACCTTGGAGAGCAGGAAGATGGTCCGGACGCGGATGCGTATGCGCATGCTGCTCAGCCGCCGGCTCAGCTCGCGCACGCCCCAGGCCATGTCGCTGAGCTGCTTCTTGGTCAGCATCCGGCTGCGGATGTCTTCGTTCTGCTGCTGCGTCAGGTCCGTCTCCGACACGGGCTTGGTCATCTCGCGCGTCCAGACAAGCTGGTCGGgctggccgacgtcgccgccgccgtcgagggtgccgggctcgaggacggcgcggGATTTGCGCCGCACATTCCCGGGtcgggccgaggcggcgggctCCTTTCGgctcgcgtcgtcgacggcaccgtcgggcTCACCCTCCCGGCTGCGCGGTCTCGAGTAGGCCGGGTGGGCACGGAACTgggggccgtcgagctcgccggccaCCGCCTTGTTCGCGCGGCGCTGCGAGTCGAGAAACTGGTGGACGATGCACTggtcgcggcggccgacgccgcggaCGAAgggcaccgtcgcctcggaCGAAACGAGCGAGCTCTTGCGGCGGTAGGGGTTGCCCGGGTCGAAGgtcacctcgacggcgttgcagtcctcgtcgctgtcgcAGGAGCATCCGCCGGGGACGGCAGaggtgccctcgacgccggttTCCTCGCCCGACCCGGCTTCTGCTTGTCCCATCGCCGCGGCGGGACGGGCAGGCGCGTGAGACGGGGAtggggccgccgtcgacgtcgatcTCTCAACCTCGAGGCggggcgacgtcgtcgacgaaggTGGTGATGTAATGGAGCCGGCACCCGCTTCCCGGCACGATGCGGCCGGCTTCTCTGTTCGTCTTCCTTGCGCTTCGCTGCATTCGCCGGCTACGTGATCCGAGTCGGCCGGTGTCTGCGATTCGTCCGCAAATCGCCTGCACTTGGACGTCAACTTGGCCGGTGGGTTGACTGAGGTTGGACGCAGTCGTCGAGtgccggagacgacgggcacAATGGGCGCCTAGTCCAGGCGTGCACGGATAGCTAGCTGGGTACCGTCGCGGTACTCGCGATATAGAGTTTGCGCTGCATCGCACC includes these proteins:
- a CDS encoding NAD kinase: MLYAEQTPGCEYSGAGQRTSTVHAPIVPVVSGTRRLRPTSVNPPAKLTSKCRRFADESQTPADSDHVAGECSEAQGRRTEKPAASCREAGAGSITSPPSSTTSPRLEVERSTSTAAPSPSHAPARPAAAMGQAEAGSGEETGVEGTSAVPGGCSCDSDEDCNAVEVTFDPGNPYRRKSSLVSSEATVPFVRGVGRRDQCIVHQFLDSQRRANKAVAGELDGPQFRAHPAYSRPRSREGEPDGAVDDASRKEPAASARPGNVRRKSRAVLEPGTLDGGGDVGQPDQLVWTREMTKPQQNEDIRSRMLTKKQLSDMAWGVRELSRRLSSMRIRIRVRTIFLLSKVYDQDLIPKTRDLTRWLLGKDRDVQYTVYVQDKLRANKKFDAGQLLDDLAASHAGEGGDVEAARAAVSHRLRYWDEPMCKARPHTFDFVITLGGDGTVLYASWLFQRIVPPVLSFALGSLGFMTKFDFDDHERILSAAMSKGVTVSLRLRFEGTVMRSIRRKSSRKSSQKSSGKSSDRSFDGAGAAADEDEDDEDDETARDLVEELIGVESEDDHTHRPDGTYEILNEIVVDRGPNPTMSYTEIFGDDEHFTSVLADGICVSTPTGSTAYNLAAGGSLCHPENPVMLVTSICAHTLSFRPIILPDTIVLRVGVPYDARTASWASFDGRERVELRPGDYVTISASRYPFASVQAEGRRSEDWVNSISGKLGWNTRQKQKEYKEWDG